A single region of the Gorilla gorilla gorilla isolate KB3781 chromosome 1, NHGRI_mGorGor1-v2.1_pri, whole genome shotgun sequence genome encodes:
- the APOBEC4 gene encoding putative C->U-editing enzyme APOBEC-4: MEPIYEEYLANHGTIVKPYYWLSFSLDCSNCPYHIRTGEEARVSLTEFCQIFGFPYGTTFPQTKHLTFYELKTSSGSLVQKGHASSCTGNYIHPESMLFEMNGYLDSAIYNNDSIRHIILYSNNSPCNEANHCCISKMYNFLITYPGITLSIYFSQLYHTEMDFPASAWNREALRSLASLWPRVVLSPISGGIWHSVLHSFISGVSGSHVFQPILTGRALADRHNAYEINAITGVKPYFTDVLLQTKRNPNTKAQEALESYPLNNAFPGQSFQMPSGQLQPNLPPDVRAPVVFVLVPLRDLPPMHMGQNPNKPRNIVRHLNMPQMSFQETEDLGRLPTGRSVEIVEITERFASSKEADEKKKKKKKGKK, translated from the coding sequence ATGGAGCCCATATATGAGGAATACCTAGCAAATCATGGAACAATAGTAAAACCATATTACTGGCTAAGCTTCTCTCTCGATTGCTCTAATTGTCCTTACCATATTCGAACAGGTGAAGAAGCAAGAGTTTCCCTCACAGAATTTTGTCAGATTTTTGGATTCCCTTATGGGACAACATTTCCTCAAACAAAACACCTCACATTTTATGAACTAAAAACTTCTTCTGGTAGCCTGGTGCAAAAGGGCCATGCTAGCAGTTGCACTGGGAATTATATCCATCCAGAATCAATGCTCTTTGAAATGAATGGTTATCTTGACTCAGCCATATACAATAATGACAGCATCAGGCATATCATTCTGTATTCCAACAACTCCCCTTGTAATGAAGCTAACCACTGCTGCATCAGCAAAATGTATAATTTCCTGATTACGTATCCAGGCATCActcttagtatttatttttctcagctcTATCATACTGAGAtggactttcctgcctcagcatggAACCGCGAAGCTCTCCGGAGCCTGGCCAGCTTATGGCCGCGGGTTGTTTTGAGTCCAATAAGTGGTGGGATCTGGCATTCTGTTCTCCACAGCTTTATTAGTGGTGTCTCAGGATCACATGTTTTTCAGCCCATTTTAACTGGGAGAGCACTGGCTGACAGGCACAACGCATATGAAATCAATGCCATAACAGGCGTAAAACCTTACTTCACTGATGTTCTTCTCCAGACAAAAAGGAATCCAAACACAAAAGCTCAGGAGGCTTTAGAGAGCTACCCCTTAAACAATGCCTTTCCTGGACAGTCTTTTCAAATGCCGAGTGGACAACTCCAACCCAACCTACCTCCAGACGTCAGGGCTCCTGTTGTTTTTGTGCTAGTGCCTCTCAGGGACTTACCACCAATGCATATGGGCCAAAACCCAAATAAACCCAGGAATATCGTAAGGCACTTAAATATGCCTCAAATGTCATTCCAGGAAACCGAGGACCTTGGAAGGCTTCCCACTGGAAGGTCAGTGGAGATAGTGGAAATCACAGAACGGTTTGCAAGTAGCAAGGAGGCagatgaaaagaagaagaagaagaagaaagggaagaaataa